TCTCTCATGATCCCAAACGTGGAAAGAGGATCATGTCTATCTCAACATACAAATTAAACCAACCCAACAACATACATCTAAGACATAACCCACCTAAAAATGGAAATACAAAACAACTAGCAATAACACAACCAAAAAGAAATGcatgaataaaataatagaaatacaATCTACTTATCTTCAGTCATTTTGTTTTTTTGACAGAAGCCACACTATTTAGATAAGCACAATGCCACCCAAATTGTTATCTGCTTAGTGCTTCATACTCCACAAGAAGATTGCTCTACTTATAGTTATCAACCCATGTTATCTTTCTTTACAGCTTTGACCAAATCTCTATTCCTCTCTCACGACTGTATATAGAAAAATCTCTCCTGCTTTAGATTTTCTAAAACAAACTCACATTCTCtgttatttttatacttttgttctaatataatgatatgattaatttttgCTACTAGACATTTATATTTTATCGTAGTTCGAGTAATTTTAGGGTGATACATATCTAATcacaattataaaatttattctttACCACTTTAAATTTGTCTGATTTgattcaatttatatatttttcatttgacatatttatttgaatattataatttatataatttaattatttagctTAATTTGAGAATAGATGAATAAAAAATCCATAAATATTAgaggataatataaaatattactaAAAGTATAACGATAATTAAATAACATACCCATTGTGAGTAATCATATATTAttctgaaaatttttaaattctttttattattaaataaattaactattaaactaAACATATTAATAGTAATGATAGCATAGGTAGAATACGGAAATAATAATTCTTAACTGATATTATCAACGAACAATCgcgtaaaatacaaaaaatatatattatatacaactGATGAGAGGGAGACAATAATTAAAGTTGCTTTATTTAATTTAGCATtcgtaattatatatatataagatttatAGTTATAAACTTAATTATTaagttattataaaattatataattattttaacaataattaattaatattaaataaaataattttaaactgtttagagtaattttttattgttttctaaatATTGTTGTATACAATATTCATCATATTTAGTTTTGTATAACCAACTTTTTTGACTCTAGTATAGAGAGATTTTATAAGTATAtacaaatacaaaatatttttcactcttttttttattttatttctatttcttaaagatatttctttttttttttcaaggcaATAGATGCATttcatttaaataaaagaaaagaaatataaatgttCAAAATTGGACAGTCAAAAACAAAAGAGGAATGGCATTTCTAAATTACaattaaagatatatatatattttttaaggcAATAGAtgcattttatttaaataaaagaaaagaattacAAATATCTAAAATTGGACagtcaaaaataaaagagaaatgggATTCCTAAATTACAATTAAAGATATTTCTTTCAATTGAATAAAATCTTTATtccttaattatataatataagaataCAAGATTTTTGGGCATTGAGAAATTAAGAGCAAGTAATTTGTGCATTAACAAGTTTAAAGGAAAAAGAAGTGTCCCGTGCATATCTGAAGGTAACAGGGTTAGATCTGGAGACAGCGTTACCATTGGCAAGAAGACCGTTTTGTCCCTGAACTCTCAAAATTGAAGGGTCAACAGGCTCCACGGTTTGAAATCCTGAACAATTTAGAATCACATTGGAAAAAGTACATGGACAATTGGCCGTTATAGAAACTTGCCACTCTTGTTTTCCCTGCACTTTCACCCCTGTTGGTTTCTGCTCAATCCTAAGATCACTCAATTGGCACTGACTGTAGCCTGAAATATACACATATTTTCACCAAATAACAAACAAACTTAAATCATTAGTCGAAACAAAAAATATCATATacacatatctttttaaatcactTGTGAttactatttatattattttatattttatatttattttataatctaacatatattttatataatgactaattttttatatacatataatatagttGTTGTAAGTATATAAATTTGGAACTTTCAAGTTTGtaataaaatgaagaaaaaaaaaaacaaagagaaatcaaGAGAGAGTAGAAATTCAAGCATTTGAAAAGTAAAAAGGTAATTACAATGAGAAAccagagcaaggaagaggagtATGATGATAGTTTTGTTGTTCATAGCAGCCATTTCTTTTTCTGGAAAATCGAATGCTACCTTGATGATCAATTCTTGAATTTACCTATGGTATTTTAACACAGTTTTGGTTGTCTTTTATAGTTTCACAATTTCAtctcaattaattattattaccttttttgaatgaaaaatcaTTGATTGTTTGATTTGCAAATTAAATATATGGGtttgaaatggaaaaaaaaaaagggaacgaTTTGATTTTCCAAATATTATGGAATCTCGTGTTTTAGCATtggtttaataaaatttaaaagaattatattaagtgtacattaaaattaatcctTAAAGTCAGTCACcattataaaatatatgttgaaatataaatacattgatgattgattttagtgactaattttaatatacaaataatatttgtaatttaaaagtaataaaatataaataattgattGTTTGATTTGCAAATTAAATACATGGGTCTGAAATGAGGGGAAAATGGACTAATTTGATTTTCCCCAAATCTTTTCGAATCTTGTGTTGTAGCCTtccttattagttattacttattattagaactcatttttaaaagataattttataaaaatggtaacatttatatttagtaaattaaataaaaataaattttaaaaaatatatgtatcaATACTTGTGTttgtcaaaataatttttaaaatttaaatatttattaatatatgattttatacttaaaagtttttaaatttaataagcacaaactaattttttaaaattttttgatgcttttaaaaaaaattaattttaaaattactggTACAAtcaaatacataatattttttaaagaaaaagataaataggttTTTAATCTTTTGTACTacatacatttttatttttgaccatttgaaaatactttttttaaGTCTCTCACCTTTTTAAAAGTTGAACAGATTAGTCCTTCCTTAAAAGTTGGGTCTGAGGAAAGCATTTGTACGAAGGGACTAATCTGTCTAATTTTTAAAGAAGTGaagaatttaaaagtatttttaaatggCCAAAGACAAAAATATCAACAGAATAAAAGGTTAGAGACCTATTTGTCATTTTCaacaaaattttactaaattaaaGCATTAatattgttttttaaaaaaataatgtttagtttttttgttttatttttaagttaagtATATCATAATTTTGTAGATGGCTAATGAAgaaatttcattttctttcctttttaagTACACATTTATGCCATTTGTTATActgaattatatatttaatattattactaatataaacgagtttcaaattgaattttaaattaactcTTAATCTACAGTAATTTACGTTCTTCTCTAATATCACATTATTCCTTTTTAAGTACACATTTATGTCATTTGCTATACTTACAGTGATTTACGTTCTCTCCTAATTTGCTACTATTAATAACAGTTTCTATAGAATTATGAAAAAATACATTTACGTCTTAGTATTTAAAAATGTATAATTGGATAAaatcttcttctattttatttatttaagaaaattgtCCTTTATTTTATgcgtagaattatttatttattttattattttaaaatacataGCATTTTGGCGTAAATATACCAACACAGGCGATTCTGCATTTTGACATCAGTTTTTTTGTGTTACTCTTAACAATGTAATTTATGGAAAGTATTATATTTAATGATGATATATGttaacaattaataattaattatcgtGAAATTTGTTAATAAACTCATTCAAGAAAAAAATTAGGGATCATCACCCCTCCCTCTCTTAACTCCCCTACATCTAGTCCTAATTAAATTGACAAGAGCTCTTCAACAAATTCAGGCGCATACAAATTCGGTTGTGCAGCACTCGAGAGACAATGACAAACATGCACCCATTGATGGAGACAGTGGATCTAGACCGACAAATTTTAGAATTAGACGAAAAATATTGTTTTGAATCCTCAAAAAACAAAAGGGCATAGATAAGAAATCATAAACACAgataagaaaaagtgaaaaagatagaaaaatggaGCAGTGTGCGGCTCAATTTTATCGTTATGGAGGGTATGTGTGTGCTATGCTTGGATATGGAGTTAGGGGGGAATACACATATATGTGGGACAGATTTTTGTCAGTTTGAGATGAAGGAACTCGGACCGTGCGAGTTCTTaggatttgaaaattttataaacaaatcGCACGGTCCGATTTGTTAAGCAACCATATAGAACTTCAAGTATAAGGAATCGGACCCAACGAGTTGACATCTTAGGAATGGGTATGAAAGTCGCAGGGTCCGAGTTCTTAGCTGAGAGAATGAAATGGTGATCAATGAACTCGGACCCTCCGTTTTGTGGCAAGGAGACAaagaaatcggatggtccgagttCTGTCTTAGGAATGAATTTTTTTGGTTCAAGTTAACCTAGTCGTAGGGTTCGAGTTCCTCAAAGGTTGTGATATAAAAGGGTGAAGTGAACTGGTAGGTGGGACAGTAGCTGGGTATTCCTTCTTCTTCGACGGCtgcatctttcttcttcttcaaaactctctctttttttcagTTTTGATTTTGATAATGTAGTATCTAAGATTATGTTTCTGTTATAGTGAGTGAAAAAAATGAGTGACAGAGTAttgctaaaattattttattttggtcaAATTTTGTTAGAAACGGTTGAaggagtaaaatttatttgtgaaagcccagtagatattgttattccttttattatttcatttgaGGAGCTAAAAGGAGTAATCTGTGAAAAAAATGGTTCTGAGAGGGCAAGAAATATATCATGTATTCTATACAGATATCCCATACAGGTGTTTGGTGGATTCGTACAATATCAATCCAAATATGTGACGGACGATGCAAGCATGcaggagatgttttcaatgtatattgaaaatcGGTCTCAGATctcgttcatcgagttgtatgttgagttcgaACAATCTGAGGCTGACCGGAATATTCTACaggaagattataatagtgacagtgaagaagagttcgaaagcaacTATGAATTTGCTGTTCCagatggtgatgaagatcaaggtgaGAGAACCATGTGCCCAGATGTGACAGAAGTGGCAAATGCACTTGCAAATGAAGtgccgtttgaggagccatcattcatgcgagttttagacttggaagccatgcatgttccTGAATTTCCGGAATATATGACTGCAGGTACGTAATCGTGGTATAAGAAGTTTTTGTAGTTAGACATTGATTGAGTTATGAAGATTTGACCCTTTTTTTAGCATTATTTAATCATGCGTTCTGTGTCGTAGTTGTCAGGATCTAACCGGTCCTCGACCCGTTAaggaatttatttttttcttttatatgctTCATGTGTTTATTAGGAAATAATATTTATGTTGTATAAGATATGGTTGTAGCAAATTGCATGAGTTTGTAACAATTATCGGCACAGCTTCGATCTATTGTACGGTTAAAATGGCATGAACCGGAGTGGACCGGCACGGTTCGTTTGGTTTTTCGGTCGAACCGGCCAGTCCGGTCCATTTTTTACATTTGCTGCTGATGTGCTTATGTTGTTTAGTGTGATATCATAAAatgttgataattttttatttaaagcatACTGGTTTATTACATTTGCTGCGTATTAATGAAATTTATCTTATGGCATTTGTCCCAGCAGAAATTCCTATGGTCGCAGATGGTGAATTCGTCGTTGGGATGGAGTTCAGTTCCAGGGAAGCTGTTATTAAGGCGGTTAAGGAGTATACCATACGACGAAGTGTAGACTACCGGGTATATGAGTCTgagccgttgacattttatgccaagtctacacagtatgggtcagggtgtgattggcttatcagggttagcttgatcagcaggaagtactgttgggttataaggaggtataatggtagCCACACCTGTACCACAGCCACCATTTCACAGGATCATTCAAAACTGGACTCTatcacaattgcagaagcaataaagccacTGGTTGAAGTTGACCCCTCCTTAAAGGTAAAATCGGTAATAGCAGAAGTGCAATCGAAATTCAACTACACCGTCAGTTACcggaaagcatggttggctaagcagagggcaatagaaaaaatatttggaggttgggaagcatCGTATGAAGCCTTgcctatatggtttgaggccatgtgtcacaaggagccatcagctgttgtccattttgagactatgcctgcatatcaaggcGATGACTTGGTGGGTGATATTCGGGTACTGCATCGTGTAttctggagttattacccttgCATTAGGGCATTCAGACATTGTAAACCAATTGTCCAGGTGGATGGTACTCACTTGTACGGAAAGTATAAGGGTTGTCTGCTTGTGGTAGTTTCCCAGGATGGAAACAACAATATCGTTCCGATTGCATTTGCTATTGTtgagggagagacttctgatgcatggCATTTTTTCCTAAGTAACCTCCGTCAACATGTTGTTACTCGGGATGGAGTGGGTCTAATATCTGACAGGCACGAGTCCATCAATGCAGCTGTCGAACGAAGTAACGGAGCTTGGTCACCTCCTAGAGCTTTTCATatgttttgcatcaggcatatagagtcgAATTTTCTGAGAAAATTCAAGGCACCTTACCTACAAAAATTGGTCGTTAACATCGGTAAACATTTACTAAATTTAAGCAAATTATTAATAGATGTGCCTTAAATAAATCTATTGATTTTAATTACTTTGCTTTCTACATGCTTTGATCTGCTAGGATATTCGAGGACGGTGCGGGAGTACGAAGTGCGTTACCAGCGTTTAAGGGACCGCGGCGAGGCATACACAAACTGGTTAGACCAAATTTCTCGCGAACAGTACGCACTGGCCTTTGATGGCGGGTACCGAtggggtcacatgacgacgaatctAGTGGAGTGCATCAACTCAGTATTGAAGGGTGCCCGCAATCTTCCCATTACTGCTCTTGTGAAGGCAACATTCTACAGACTAAATGAGTTGTTCACCCGTAAAAGAGCGGATGCGGAAGCCCGGATCAATGCTGGCCATGTGTTTTCTGAGATAGTGTCATCGAAGTTGCATGCAAACCAACTTGCATCGGGAAACATACAGGTTAGTTGCTTTGACCGCCAGAATGAGGTCTTTGAGGTTCGTGAGATGCCAAGTGGGCTAGAGTTTGCAGTTGATCTACGTAGCCTTCGATGTGACTGTGGTGAGTTCCAAGTGGACCGGATCCCCTGTCGACATGTATTTGCATGTTGTGCCAACCAGCGACTTGATTGGCGACTTTATGTTCATGATGTGTATAAGATGGATCAAGTGCGGCGGGTGTACCGAGCACGATTTAGGCCACTAGGTAATCCCACTACATGGCCTGCTTACAACGAACCTCGGTTCATACCGAATCCGTACATGCGACGGGTGTCAAAAGGTCGGCCCAGGATGACGCGTTTTCTGAATGAGATGGACACGAGGATGTTACGTCGTCCTAGGCGATGTACTCTATGTGGTGCTGAGGGACATAGTCGAAGCAGATGCCGTCGGTCTGTTGGTTCAAATACCAATAGAGAAGCCCCCTAGGTTCACAATTTTAATATGATATTGTATAATAAAACCTGACTGAGCAAATTGAGGTAACATGACCTGCTATATGTAACCTTATCATTAATGACACTATAGTATTATGACATATCTGTAGCATTATATAATATGATGGTTAAGGTTTTAAGAGACATTATATAATATGATGGTTAAGGTTTTAAGAGACATTATTACATGCTCCAGATGGCGAATACATCAATAATGTCCAACACATATAAGTACTCTATACAAGGTCCAACACATACAAATAAGTATAAACGATAAAATATTTTCATCGTTACATAATGTCTAACCAATACAAATAACTATAAACACTACATAAAGTCATCAGTACATAATGTCTAACAAATACATATAACTACATAATGTCTAACAAATACATATAACCCATAAAATTACATAAAGTCATCAATACATAAAGTTTAACAAATACAACTAActctaaacaaaagaaaagaactaTTTTCTCAATTTCCACTTTACATCCTTCACAAAGCTCTTGCATTTCTTGGCCGCCTTTTTGAAGACAGAAGGGGTGAAACGATTAGCACTCCGACGTGGCGGATCAATCCTCAGATTGTAACCTTTGACGTTGTCATCTGGACTGCGTGCCTGACCTGTAAACGATT
The sequence above is drawn from the Arachis hypogaea cultivar Tifrunner chromosome 4, arahy.Tifrunner.gnm2.J5K5, whole genome shotgun sequence genome and encodes:
- the LOC112794310 gene encoding uncharacterized protein, with protein sequence MAAMNNKTIIILLFLALVSHCYSQCQLSDLRIEQKPTGVKVQGKQEWQVSITANCPCTFSNVILNCSGFQTVEPVDPSILRVQGQNGLLANGNAVSRSNPVTFRYARDTSFSFKLVNAQITCS